Proteins encoded together in one Centropristis striata isolate RG_2023a ecotype Rhode Island chromosome 6, C.striata_1.0, whole genome shotgun sequence window:
- the si:dkeyp-59c12.1 gene encoding ras-related and estrogen-regulated growth inhibitor-like protein has protein sequence MDANIVVMGTESVGKSALTVRLLTRRFIGEYGDIESIYSHSFMVDGREITLNVWDSPYSGDLSVATSLFEKKVQWADGYVLVYSICDRASFNTVSRLIQAIKSTKDYLNADKAPIVIVGNKRDLHHRRTVLSEEGRLLALNTDCHFYEVSAAENYHSVLMVFHGLVDRMKDAKLTLKRPLGFRGIVKSMSAVFARRRTDSF, from the exons ATGGATGCTAACATTGTTGTTATGGGGACAGAAAGCGTCGGGAAATCAG CGCTGACTGTGCGACTCTTAACGCGGAGATTCATCGGAGAGTATGGAGATATTG AGTCCATCTACAGTCACAGTTTTATGGTAGATGGGAGAGAAATCACGCTCAATGTCTGGGATTCCCCGTATTCTGGG GATTTGTCTGTGGCGACGTCACTCTTTGAGAAGAAGGTCCAGTGGGCAGACGGTTATGTTCTTGTCTACAGTATCTGCGACAGGGCCAGTTTCAACACCGTCAGCAGGCTCATTCAGGCCATCAAGTCGACTAAAGACTACCTGAACGCAGACAAAGCGCCCATAGTGATTGTGGGTAACAAGAGGGACCTTCACCACAGGCGGACAGTGCTGAGCGAGGAGGGCAGGCTGCTGGCTCTCAACACAGACTGCCACTTCTACGAGGTGTCGGCGGCCGAGAACTACCACAGCGTGCTCATGGTGTTTCACGGGCTGGTGGACAGGATGAAGGACGCCAAGCTGACCTTGAAGAGGCCTCTAGGGTTCAGGGGCATTGTTAAAAGTATGTCTGCAGTGTTTGCCAGGAGACGGACAGACTCCTTTTAG